Proteins encoded within one genomic window of Oceaniferula marina:
- a CDS encoding DUF6869 domain-containing protein has product MKEPPFPTRDDIITGWIDLCHSEEGSDEYEESFWSCMLLDNLIDNFPLDSYKVILDILARDNSYCVVSATGMSLLVHLIGSHGEEVIDRLEHDVRHNSDLHNALEGIYNQGASDEVWRRVKKLVYTIN; this is encoded by the coding sequence ATGAAAGAGCCTCCATTCCCTACACGTGATGATATCATCACAGGTTGGATTGATCTATGTCATTCAGAAGAAGGTTCCGATGAATATGAAGAGTCGTTTTGGAGCTGCATGTTACTTGATAACTTGATCGATAATTTTCCACTGGATTCGTATAAGGTTATTCTAGATATTCTCGCAAGAGACAATTCTTACTGTGTGGTTAGCGCAACCGGAATGAGTTTGCTAGTTCATTTGATTGGGAGCCATGGCGAAGAAGTGATTGATCGTTTAGAACACGATGTGCGTCATAATTCAGATTTGCACAACGCATTAGAGGGGATTTACAATCAAGGGGCAAGTGATGAGGTTTGGAGGCGAGTG